Within Topomyia yanbarensis strain Yona2022 chromosome 2, ASM3024719v1, whole genome shotgun sequence, the genomic segment cgaagtaatgccgtagtTCCGGGGAGGAATTATGTTCCGTGCAAGAGTAGTTGTTTTAGCGGGTCGGTTGgctgcccaaacccgttccctgagttgttggtttggacAGTTTTTTCCTGCTCTCTAAAtttttttcttactacgccactaaTAGCGTGTGCTGGCCGATCGTAGCACCggctagtggcaagttgctacttgctggtgGCATTTCGAaatgacagttttatttcttacacacattgaaaactttacttgtatgtcagttctcagtggctTAACCATCTTAGGTTGCCAGCATGTTCGGTTTGTACCGGTGCACATCTCTTTCATACACGATTGTGCAACAAATACTATTCCATTTGGAATTCTGTACAAAATTGTATTTAGTTCATGCGCTAATTGAAACTGAGTTTCGAACAATGTGATCTCAAGCTATTTGATAGTTGCAACTCATTTAACCATCGCTCCATCTATTTCAACTATTGTTTAGTACTTTCATTTCTCGATCACGTAGTTACCATCATATATTAGTAATGGTCTTAGTAATATTCAGTTTTTTCCACTTCAAACAATCACTAAACTTTGCTAGTTCAATGTTCGTAAGTCTGATGCAACAATTGAACCTATCAACGATGATAAACAAAACTGTACATCCGTGAAATACTTTACTTGCTATTCATCCAAGATTGATCATTGATCTTTATGTCGTTAATGTATAGGATAAACACAAATTGTTCTAGAGCACTACCCTGTGGAATCCATAGATTATATTGCCGATTGAAAATAAAGTGAGTGAGTGACAACGAAAATTTGCGGATACagctatgcaaaaatatatgaataaaaggTTGAACTTAATTAATAAGGGCCGATTTTTTCACCCTCGCTAAGCGCTTAAgtcaggtttaaacgtactgatgaacctggtttaaaagttaagcgagggtgaagaaatcggccctaagtgcATTATGATAATACCATGTAACGAAAAAATACAGTCCGTATTTGCCCTTGAAATGTGAATCAATGAAGAGTTTAAATTTTACAGCGcgcgaaaaaaatgaaataaaaccgGAATGGGTATGTATACCATAGAAATGCGTTCCCTACCTTTGGTTTTAATAGCCTTAGGGATCTGAGGTGTTTGAGGGTGTGGTTGACTAGTGCAATGTTGCAGATTGCGCTGTACAATCGTGGCCGGTGAAGTAGTCGGTCCACAATCAGGACTCATCAACGATTCCGGTACCGGTACCATTTTTGAAGCGGCAGCAAGTGGCCCTCCCATGATTACTGGAGTCGCTGGCGGTTGATCTAAAATAGTTCAAAACGTATTAAGTTTCTTGGACTTAAACTACGAATATTCGGATGCGCTCAATACCGTTGTATAAATTTGCTCCGCCAGCGTTGGACTGCTTTGACAAAATAATGCTTTCGTGCATCGATGCATTTATTAGATTGTTTCCTGTACCGCTACTATTTAACATATTTGGATCCAAACTCTGGGACATGATGTTATCGGAAGTTATGTTATCAATTAATGATTTGGTAAGCTCAAACAACTGACTATTGCCAGAGTTATCGATTTGGCTGGAAGTCATCAAATTACTGGAAGTATTCCCATGATAACTGTTGGACATAGTATCTGGAGAGTTTTGTCTTCCGCTCAAACGAGTAACTGAAAACAAACAAGAAAATATTCTATCTTGTCAAATAACCTAAACTACTTACCTCTGGGTGACTGAATTCTACTCGTTTGACCTTTTCGTCTTAGAGAAGATGGTGAGTTATTCACCGGAGTCACAGACCCATCACCACCGCTTGAATTTTGTTCCTGCAGTTGACGCTGGTGCTGTTGAGCTTTACTCAAAATCAATCGTAACTTTCGTTCGTTTTCGTTTTCCAATGCTTCCCCAGACAACGGACAAACCGTACTTAGATATCTAGCTAACGCCATTTGGTCTCCAATTCGAAACTGACGGCCCCGTCCTTGACTGTATAACCATTCGGCTTTTAAGCTTTCGATCGCTGTCACCACAAATCCATCGATCATCTTTACGCTCATGCACCAATTTAGCACGAAAGGGCGATAATCGAAACCactaaaatataataataaagaATAAATCTTGAAAAGTTCGATCCACTCTTCAATAGAACCAACATCGAGTTTCCTGTCATCTGAACACACGGGTTATCCGCTATGGTAACACTATTGAGATTGTTTAAATGACTCAACGTGCAAATTTCGTTCAAGTCTGAAATATTGTTCTTCGACAGAGTTAATGTTTCTAGCGACTGGGGTAAATATTTGTCGCATTGCCTCAAATGAGCTACTCGGTTGCCATTCATGTAAAGTTCCTAAAAATAAAGAATACGGATATAAGCAAGTGAAGCAAGAAGAAAAAATCTGGTATACCTTTAAATTCTTCAAAAACGAAATATCTGAGATTATTGCAATGCTATTTTCCGAAAGGTTGAGAAATTCCAGATTTGTGTTAGTGTTCAAATGTTCAATCGTTTTGATATTATTTCCTTCGAGATTCAAATGTGTCAATTGATTCAAATCCTTTAAACCCTCAATCGTGAGAATGCCGTTATAGGAGAGGTTCAATTCCCGCAGACAGTGCAGTCGACAAACGCCATACATCCGCAGTAGTTGATTTTTGCACAGAGACAACtgcaaaagttcaaaaaaatgaattagCTGTTAACGTGATATAACATAGTTAGGTATGTTTACTACCTTTTCAATTTTAAGATAAGA encodes:
- the LOC131682301 gene encoding centrosomal protein of 97 kDa, with translation MEIEADSQKCVLDLSKKCLKKIPKTDDAQQYKVLILDDNELQKIDNIDSYLKIEKLSLCKNQLLRMYGVCRLHCLRELNLSYNGILTIEGLKDLNQLTHLNLEGNNIKTIEHLNTNTNLEFLNLSENSIAIISDISFLKNLKELYMNGNRVAHLRQCDKYLPQSLETLTLSKNNISDLNEICTLSHLNNLNSVTIADNPCVQMTGNSIGFDYRPFVLNWCMSVKMIDGFVVTAIESLKAEWLYSQGRGRQFRIGDQMALARYLSTVCPLSGEALENENERKLRLILSKAQQHQRQLQEQNSSGGDGSVTPVNNSPSSLRRKGQTSRIQSPRVTRLSGRQNSPDTMSNSYHGNTSSNLMTSSQIDNSGNSQLFELTKSLIDNITSDNIMSQSLDPNMLNSSGTGNNLINASMHESIILSKQSNAGGANLYNDQPPATPVIMGGPLAAASKMVPVPESLMSPDCGPTTSPATIVQRNLQHCTSQPHPQTPQIPKAIKTKDNSRAAGTPMSTGKTSSPRPTKRSTSTNNSTSNSVSSERSSPSLSPRKTMINISNNHSRTLSAQSKPSAHATPPDGGSSNAVSSDEDSEAINIDKLKTIRNKVAQQTGHVLAKAKEKVSVDGAASINNKTTENSAILIQKIWRGYRTRKRGQSIAEVLQKKRTQDYILKLTKDMEMTKTALENERKIQQLQMQAINALWKKVSAMQPTQSANGTTDTMKLDVINNENSSVLVVQDLTKTCSMLMNQVQQLQTSVRDIVNCMQFFANLPQGSTTLSSTVLDATENSKGSCETQTEIVAVHTPQVEQLPAFPFKSSSSKLTRPSSLPISSSETSPKITSQDGKPIIEEEELDPKEAETGEEVVVEIEADPGDTEENDDGEQKEQDERELEIKSDVLVATN